In the Brassica napus cultivar Da-Ae chromosome A7, Da-Ae, whole genome shotgun sequence genome, one interval contains:
- the LOC106453325 gene encoding uncharacterized protein LOC106453325 isoform X2: MMNRSGSSKTCNKSRLNRKDKSHAETSTNRDGNGGRLNRKDKSTDDTPANRAGKYNYWIPRKTEILLNLVNVELKAKDYTIRLPDNPAKKRIEEKYYEMTGDKIIFEPEMRNRLDYMRRLRQHYNMLINRTGVRVNPTTEQIEMPSSWWDDRIAEAGTTNGKFIRVLQSKPLPFKELLDQIYGEHDLDQDERYSPFMLGEHIQQMQAEEASDDETTVADTAEDSGRLPSEPISLIASDDEFPTREEAHRSPSRANKSILRVQSTSTKRTNRRRVNFETQIQSGFQRMEESRTNLLDVLRSRHYQKATFGDALALLETLDVEPMGSFWWAASGLLMKDEEIRDGFVKLRNEENKIRYLERLSGVDRYGDSCQIINLRETSNTPTSPVPLAHSQMAGITTRASPSFSQGQGMFESGPAGTSFSSLLGVLGANSLGLSSGL, encoded by the exons ATGATGAATAGATCAGGAAGCAGCAAAACATGCAACAAAAGTCGACTAAATCGTAAGGATAAGTCACATGCTGAGACGTCAACAAACCGTGATGGAAATGGAGGTCGACTTAACCGCAAAGACAAATCCACTGATGACACACCAGCAAACCGTGCAGGAAAA tataactACTGGATCCCAAGAAAAACTGAGATTTTGCTAAACCTCGTGAATGTTGAGCTAAAAGCAAAGGACTACACGATAAGATTGCCAGACAATCCAGCTAAAAAAAGAATAGAAGAAAAATACTATGAAATGACTGGTGATAAGATTATTTTTGAGCCTGAGATGAGAAATAGACTAGACTACATGCGTCGTCTACGACAGCATTACAATATGTTAATCAACCGTACCGGTGTCCGAGTTAATCCTACGACGGAACAAATTGAAATGCCTAGTTCATGGTGGGACGATCGAATTGCG gaGGCTGGAACAACTAATGGAAAATTTATACGAGTGTTGCAAAGCAAACCTCTTCCTTTTAAAGAGCTACTCGATCAAATTTATGGAGAGCATGATTTGGATCAAGATGAACGTTATTCACCATTCATGCTCGGCGAACATATCCAGCAAATGCAAGCGGAGGAAGCTAGTGATGATGAAACAACAGTGGCAGATACTGCAGAAGATAGTGGACGACTTCCTTCAGAACCGATTAGCCTCATAGCTTCAGATGATGAATTTCCCACTAGAGAAGAAGCACATCGTTCTCCATCTCGTGCAAACAAGTCAATTCTGCGTGTCCAAAGTACATCTACTAAGCGTACGAATAGAAGAAGAGTCAATTTCGAGACACAAATCCAAAGTGGCTTTCAGCGTATGGAAGAGTCTCGCACGAACTTGTTAGATGTTTTACGGTCACGACACTACCAGAAAGCAACTTTTGGAGATGCTTTGGCTCTACTAGAAACATTGGATGTGGAACCGATGGGAAGCTTTTGGTGGGCAGCAAGTGGATTGTTGATGAAGGACGAAGAAATCCGTGATGGCTTTGTGAAATTACGAAacgaagaaaataaaattcggTATTTAGAGAGGCTAAGTGGTGTTGATAGATATGGTGATTCATGCCAAATCATCAACTTAAGAGAGACTTCCAACACCCCAACGTCTCCTGTCCCACTAGCACATTCACAAATGGCTGGAATTACCACAAGAGCTTCACCAAGTTTTAGTCAGGGACAAGGAATGTTCGAATCAGGACCTGCTGGGACTAGTTTTTCATCTTTACTTGGGGTTCTTGGAGCTAACTCGTTAGGTTTAAGTTCTGGGTTATAa